In Agromyces archimandritae, one genomic interval encodes:
- a CDS encoding phosphotriesterase family protein, whose protein sequence is MAFARTLRGDVAPETLGVVNAHDHLIRVGAGEVYLDPDHQLDDVDKAVEEGGFFVSASKNWTPNGGTVVDMCPINCGRDVEKLAEVESRVDGLQVILATGFHQQKVYLETQSHWVSRYSVSRIADLIIADITEGIDAYDYSGPIIERTPYKAGVIKVATAYGKITAFERKCIEAASIAAIETGCPINTHTSAGTCGLEQAELMISLGVPADQIAIGHIQRNADIWYLTQILKTGVYLELDGTARLKYQPESNRIMEFRELGAAGYGDRLLLGTDSGKRSYQKAYGATTGVDYNPAVDGPRMLDEGFDRAYVEQLLMQNGQRFFSFHKDAA, encoded by the coding sequence ATGGCATTCGCTCGCACACTGCGCGGAGACGTCGCCCCCGAGACCCTCGGCGTGGTCAACGCCCACGACCACCTCATCCGCGTCGGGGCCGGCGAGGTCTACCTCGACCCCGACCACCAGCTCGACGACGTCGACAAAGCCGTCGAAGAGGGCGGCTTCTTCGTGTCGGCGTCGAAGAACTGGACGCCGAACGGCGGCACCGTCGTCGACATGTGCCCGATCAACTGCGGTCGCGATGTCGAGAAGCTCGCCGAGGTCGAAAGCCGCGTCGACGGCCTCCAAGTGATCCTGGCCACCGGATTCCACCAGCAGAAGGTCTATCTCGAGACCCAGTCCCACTGGGTGAGCCGCTACTCCGTCAGCCGGATCGCCGACCTGATCATCGCCGACATCACCGAGGGCATCGACGCGTACGACTACTCCGGCCCGATCATCGAGCGCACACCGTACAAGGCCGGCGTCATCAAGGTCGCGACCGCATACGGCAAGATCACGGCCTTCGAGCGCAAATGCATCGAAGCAGCCTCGATCGCCGCCATCGAGACCGGCTGCCCGATCAACACCCACACCTCCGCCGGAACCTGCGGTCTCGAGCAGGCCGAACTGATGATCTCTCTGGGCGTGCCCGCCGACCAGATCGCCATCGGCCACATCCAGCGAAATGCCGACATCTGGTACCTCACCCAGATCCTGAAGACGGGCGTCTACCTCGAACTCGACGGCACCGCCAGGCTCAAGTACCAGCCGGAATCCAACCGAATCATGGAGTTCCGCGAACTCGGCGCCGCCGGGTACGGCGACCGCCTGCTGCTCGGCACCGACTCGGGCAAGCGCTCGTACCAGAAGGCCTACGGGGCCACCACCGGGGTCGACTACAACCCTGCCGTGGACGGGCCGCGCATGCTCGACGAAGGATTCGACCGCGCCTACGTCGAGCAGCTCCTCATGCAGAACGGCCAGCGCTTCTTCAGCTTCCACAAGGATGCCGCGTGA
- a CDS encoding orotidine 5'-phosphate decarboxylase / HUMPS family protein, which translates to MSDAKRPRLQIALDTTDLAGALRPLNRAIEEIDIIECGTILIIAEGLRAVREIRALYPDKTILADVRIAEAGTLIARNCFEAGASWVSVVAGASLTTVEQVVKVADEYGGEVQIELGEGYDAERARTWRRLGARHVIVKRSRDREAAGDLSWGPDDLTRIRQLADMGFTVTVTGGVSAADLRAFADAPVGIVIAGRAIVQADDPLEAAAELQQAIAEVWP; encoded by the coding sequence ATGTCCGACGCGAAGCGGCCCAGACTCCAGATCGCACTCGACACCACCGACCTCGCCGGTGCCCTTCGACCGCTGAACCGGGCGATCGAGGAGATCGACATCATCGAGTGCGGCACCATCCTCATCATCGCCGAGGGGCTGCGCGCCGTCCGCGAGATCCGCGCGCTCTACCCCGACAAGACGATCCTCGCCGACGTCCGCATCGCCGAAGCCGGCACGCTCATCGCCCGCAACTGCTTCGAAGCCGGAGCATCGTGGGTGAGCGTCGTCGCCGGTGCGTCGCTGACGACCGTCGAGCAAGTGGTCAAGGTGGCCGACGAGTACGGCGGCGAGGTGCAGATCGAACTCGGGGAAGGGTACGACGCCGAACGGGCACGGACCTGGCGGCGACTCGGTGCGCGGCACGTCATCGTCAAACGATCCCGCGATCGGGAGGCAGCCGGCGACCTCAGCTGGGGCCCCGACGACCTGACCCGCATCCGGCAGCTGGCCGACATGGGGTTCACCGTGACCGTCACCGGCGGTGTCTCGGCTGCCGACCTCCGCGCTTTCGCCGACGCCCCAGTCGGGATCGTGATCGCGGGCCGCGCCATCGTGCAGGCCGACGACCCGCTCGAGGCCGCAGCCGAACTGCAGCAGGCCATCGCCGAGGTCTGGCCGTGA
- a CDS encoding VOC family protein, with amino-acid sequence MSGVRDDVIGAPCWTDLGTSDLAKAVHFYTELFGWQADRGDEDLAGGYVTFRSGGARVAGAVQYDASAHAPDAWNVYLRTDDADTTHERIAEAGGVNTAGPSEIGSTGVAGLAEDVGGAQVGYWEPDAFAGFTELAEPGEAAWFELYTRDFERAVEFYERAFDWHTERIGDDDVFRYAVLSDGGERLAGIMDASRWMPHEIPSHWEVYFDTADVDAAVGRVEELGGTVLAQPEASTQGRTAWVTDPTGASFRLIDPRTIEPHDGDPVDADSQRASGEGMPEVE; translated from the coding sequence ATGAGCGGAGTGCGTGACGACGTCATCGGGGCGCCGTGCTGGACCGACCTGGGCACGAGCGACCTCGCCAAGGCGGTGCATTTCTACACGGAGCTCTTCGGCTGGCAGGCCGACCGGGGCGATGAGGATCTCGCGGGCGGATACGTCACCTTCCGCTCGGGCGGGGCGCGTGTGGCCGGCGCCGTGCAGTACGACGCGAGCGCCCATGCGCCGGATGCCTGGAACGTCTACCTGCGCACCGATGACGCCGACACGACGCATGAGCGCATCGCCGAGGCCGGCGGGGTCAACACGGCCGGCCCGAGCGAGATCGGCAGCACCGGTGTGGCGGGTCTGGCCGAGGATGTCGGCGGGGCGCAGGTCGGCTACTGGGAGCCGGATGCCTTCGCCGGGTTCACCGAGCTCGCCGAGCCGGGCGAGGCGGCCTGGTTCGAGTTGTACACGCGCGACTTCGAGCGCGCCGTCGAGTTCTACGAGCGCGCGTTCGACTGGCACACGGAGCGCATCGGCGACGACGACGTGTTCCGGTACGCGGTGCTGAGCGACGGCGGCGAACGCCTCGCGGGCATCATGGATGCGTCGCGGTGGATGCCGCATGAGATCCCCTCCCACTGGGAGGTGTACTTCGACACCGCCGATGTGGATGCGGCCGTCGGCCGGGTCGAAGAGCTCGGCGGCACGGTGCTCGCCCAGCCGGAGGCGTCGACGCAGGGCCGCACCGCGTGGGTCACCGATCCCACGGGGGCATCGTTCCGGCTCATCGACCCGCGCACGATCGAGCCGCACGACGGCGACCCGGTCGACGCCGATTCGCAGAGGGCTTCGGGTGAGGGCATGCCTGAAGTCGAATAG
- a CDS encoding sugar kinase translates to MGDHKGYDLTTIGEGQIRLTVDPGDRLSTCRSLHLSPAGSEANVAGLLTQLGRSAAWASVLPEGDLATRFTQEYSSVGVDLLHVVRVPEGRMALYFLEPGDPPMPARVTYDRLHTPFREITPELFDWNALLDTRVLFVTGITAALTEHTAETVAYAVRSAAERGIHVALDVNYRSLLWGPDRAREVLEPLLEHVSILFCSRLDGIKVFELEGDGPSVNRQLQERYGLEHVVSTDGTLGVSYSGREGARVYEVERVPVTDRPGAGDAFVAGTLHGYLGGSVHQGIAWGQQASKFALTHYGDLTRISPAELETPISNDILR, encoded by the coding sequence ATGGGTGATCACAAGGGCTACGACCTCACCACCATCGGCGAGGGGCAGATCCGGCTCACCGTCGATCCGGGCGACCGGCTCTCGACCTGCCGGAGCCTGCACCTGTCACCGGCCGGCTCCGAAGCCAACGTCGCGGGACTCCTGACGCAACTCGGGCGCTCGGCCGCATGGGCCTCGGTTCTGCCCGAGGGCGACCTCGCCACGCGCTTCACCCAGGAGTACTCCTCGGTCGGCGTGGACCTCTTGCACGTCGTCCGTGTACCCGAGGGACGGATGGCGCTGTACTTCCTCGAACCCGGAGATCCGCCGATGCCGGCCCGCGTCACCTACGATCGCCTGCACACGCCGTTCCGCGAGATCACGCCCGAGCTCTTTGACTGGAACGCCCTGCTCGACACGCGGGTGCTCTTCGTCACCGGCATCACCGCCGCCCTCACGGAGCACACCGCCGAGACCGTCGCCTACGCCGTGCGCTCGGCGGCCGAGCGCGGCATCCATGTCGCCCTCGACGTCAACTACCGCTCCCTGCTGTGGGGTCCCGACCGGGCCCGCGAGGTACTCGAACCGTTGCTGGAGCACGTGTCGATCCTGTTCTGCTCCCGGCTGGACGGCATCAAGGTGTTCGAGCTCGAAGGCGATGGCCCTTCCGTCAATCGGCAGTTGCAGGAGCGGTACGGGCTCGAGCACGTCGTCTCGACCGACGGCACCCTCGGCGTCTCCTACAGCGGTCGCGAAGGAGCCCGCGTCTACGAGGTGGAACGCGTGCCGGTCACCGACCGACCCGGCGCCGGCGACGCGTTCGTGGCAGGGACCCTGCACGGCTACCTGGGCGGCTCGGTCCACCAGGGCATCGCGTGGGGCCAGCAGGCCTCGAAGTTCGCCCTCACCCACTACGGAGATCTCACCCGTATCTCGCCTGCCGAGCTGGAGACCCCCATCTCGAACGACATTCTGCGCTGA
- the hutU gene encoding urocanate hydratase has product MSDPSTNDAGTSDTGTSDAADGRPAASTPGPRPVRAPRGTERTARSWQTEAPLRMLMNNLDPAVAERPDDLVVYGGTGRAARSWAAFDAIVASLRELEGDETLLVQSGKPVGVFRTHEWAPRVLIANSNLVPDWATWPEFRRLEHEGLTMYGQMTAGSWIYIGTQGILQGTFETFAAVAESLGRDSLAGTLTLTAGCGGMGGAQPLAVTMNGGAVLIVDVDASRLERRVAHGYLDELAASLEEGLERVLAAKAEGRALSVGVVGNAASVFPELLARGVPVDVVTDQTSAHDPLSYLPEGVPVGEWAELAASAPEDFTARARASMARHVEAMAGFRDAGAAVFDYGNSIRREAELGGLAHERAFAFPGFVPAYIRPLFAEGKGPFRWAALSGDPADIAATDRAILELFPHDAKLRRWIEQAGEKVRFEGLPARICWLGYGERHLAGLRFNEMVASGELSAPVVIGRDHLDSGSVASPYRETEAMADGSDAIADWPLLNALLNTASGATWVSIHHGGGVGIGRSIHAGQVVVADGTPLAAEKIARVLVNDPGTGVMRHADAGYARAVDVARERGVRLPMEGR; this is encoded by the coding sequence ATGAGCGACCCCAGCACGAACGACGCCGGCACGAGCGACACCGGCACGAGCGACGCCGCCGACGGCCGGCCCGCAGCATCCACCCCCGGCCCGCGGCCCGTGCGCGCCCCGCGCGGCACCGAGCGCACCGCGCGCAGCTGGCAGACCGAGGCGCCGCTGCGGATGCTGATGAACAACCTCGACCCCGCGGTCGCCGAACGCCCCGACGATCTCGTCGTCTACGGCGGCACAGGGCGGGCCGCGCGCAGCTGGGCGGCGTTCGACGCGATCGTCGCAAGCCTGCGGGAGCTCGAGGGCGACGAGACGCTGCTGGTGCAGTCGGGCAAACCGGTTGGGGTGTTCCGCACGCACGAGTGGGCGCCGCGGGTGCTGATCGCGAACTCGAACCTCGTGCCCGACTGGGCGACGTGGCCGGAGTTCCGCCGCCTCGAGCACGAGGGCCTCACGATGTACGGGCAGATGACGGCGGGGTCGTGGATCTACATCGGCACGCAGGGCATCCTGCAGGGCACCTTCGAGACCTTCGCGGCGGTCGCCGAATCGCTCGGGCGCGACTCGCTCGCCGGCACCCTGACGCTGACCGCGGGCTGCGGCGGCATGGGCGGGGCGCAGCCGCTGGCGGTGACGATGAACGGCGGTGCGGTGCTCATCGTCGACGTGGATGCCTCGCGCCTCGAGCGCCGGGTCGCGCACGGCTACCTCGACGAGCTCGCCGCTTCGCTCGAGGAGGGGCTCGAGCGGGTGCTCGCGGCGAAGGCGGAGGGCCGGGCGCTGAGCGTCGGCGTCGTCGGCAATGCGGCGAGCGTGTTCCCCGAACTGCTCGCCCGGGGCGTGCCGGTGGATGTCGTCACCGATCAGACGAGCGCCCACGACCCGCTCTCGTACCTGCCCGAGGGGGTGCCGGTCGGCGAATGGGCGGAACTGGCGGCATCCGCACCCGAGGACTTCACGGCCCGCGCCCGGGCGTCGATGGCGCGGCACGTCGAGGCGATGGCGGGGTTCCGGGATGCCGGGGCGGCCGTCTTCGACTACGGCAACTCGATCCGCCGCGAGGCCGAGCTCGGCGGGCTCGCGCACGAGCGCGCCTTCGCGTTCCCCGGCTTCGTGCCCGCGTACATCCGGCCCCTGTTCGCCGAGGGCAAGGGGCCGTTCCGCTGGGCGGCCTTGTCGGGCGACCCCGCCGATATCGCCGCGACCGACCGGGCCATCCTCGAGCTGTTCCCGCACGATGCGAAGCTTCGCCGGTGGATCGAGCAGGCCGGCGAGAAGGTGCGCTTCGAGGGGCTGCCGGCGCGGATCTGCTGGCTCGGCTACGGCGAACGACACCTCGCGGGGCTGCGGTTCAACGAGATGGTCGCCTCGGGCGAGCTCAGCGCGCCGGTCGTGATCGGCCGCGACCACCTCGACTCGGGCAGCGTCGCCTCGCCCTACCGCGAGACCGAGGCGATGGCCGACGGTTCGGATGCGATCGCCGACTGGCCGCTGCTGAACGCCCTGCTGAACACCGCCTCGGGGGCGACATGGGTGTCGATCCACCACGGCGGCGGCGTCGGCATCGGCCGGTCGATCCACGCCGGGCAGGTCGTCGTCGCCGACGGCACGCCGCTCGCGGCCGAGAAGATCGCCCGCGTGCTCGTGAACGACCCGGGCACGGGCGTCATGCGCCACGCCGACGCCGGCTACGCGCGCGCCGTCGACGTCGCCCGCGAGCGCGGGGTGCGGCTGCCGATGGAGGGACGATGA
- a CDS encoding sugar-binding transcriptional regulator yields the protein MINEDPAASGRPAPLHRSRTSDARAHTALLLEVARRYHIDGESQAEIARSVSFSRPTVSRMLAEARRRGMVQIRIGHPLERVLGIERALVEAFGLHQARVADPEDGSAVQDDVARCAADLIVEAASEDLVLTVSNGLAVTATVDAMPELVWPRSRVVQMIGSVGSSDTLLDSPETGRRMARKLGGSFHPLPAPLVVGDARVAAALRDENQIATTLELGGRADIALVGVGAVRDGQSGLIFREYESSELTEDLQQTGAVAHICGHHISAAGDHVRTVLCDRTIAVEPERMKRIPLVVGVAWGEEKVAPLAAAMRGGFISALVTDRTTALALLETVDT from the coding sequence ATGATCAACGAAGATCCAGCTGCATCCGGCCGTCCCGCTCCGCTGCACCGCTCGCGCACCTCTGACGCCCGCGCCCATACCGCGCTCCTGCTCGAGGTCGCACGCCGCTACCACATCGACGGCGAGAGCCAGGCGGAGATCGCCCGGTCGGTGAGCTTCTCGCGCCCGACGGTCTCCCGCATGCTCGCGGAAGCCCGTCGACGCGGGATGGTGCAGATACGCATCGGGCATCCGCTCGAGCGGGTCCTCGGGATCGAGCGGGCGCTCGTCGAAGCATTCGGCCTGCATCAGGCGCGCGTCGCCGACCCCGAAGACGGTTCGGCGGTCCAAGACGACGTAGCCCGGTGCGCGGCCGACCTGATCGTCGAAGCGGCCTCGGAAGACCTCGTGCTCACCGTCTCGAACGGCCTGGCCGTGACGGCGACCGTGGATGCGATGCCAGAGCTCGTATGGCCGAGATCGCGCGTGGTGCAGATGATCGGCAGTGTCGGCTCCTCCGACACGCTGCTCGATTCGCCCGAAACGGGCCGCAGAATGGCCCGGAAGCTCGGCGGCTCCTTCCATCCGCTCCCCGCCCCGCTCGTGGTCGGCGACGCGCGTGTCGCTGCAGCGCTTCGCGACGAGAACCAGATCGCGACGACGCTGGAACTCGGCGGGCGAGCCGATATCGCCCTCGTCGGCGTCGGGGCGGTGCGCGACGGGCAGTCGGGATTGATCTTCCGCGAGTACGAGAGCTCCGAGCTCACGGAGGATCTGCAGCAGACGGGTGCGGTCGCCCACATCTGCGGGCACCACATCTCGGCGGCCGGCGATCATGTTCGCACGGTGCTGTGCGACCGGACGATCGCGGTGGAGCCCGAACGCATGAAGCGCATCCCGCTCGTCGTCGGCGTCGCCTGGGGCGAGGAGAAGGTCGCTCCGCTCGCTGCCGCCATGCGCGGGGGATTCATCTCCGCGCTCGTCACCGATCGGACCACTGCTCTCGCGCTGCTCGAAACCGTCGATACCTGA
- the hutI gene encoding imidazolonepropionase, which produces MSLLVTGIGELVTNEPSTPGAEPGPLGLVRDAAVLIEGERVAWAGPAARAPAADSAVDAGGSAVIPGFVDSHTHLVFAGDRSAEFEARMAGRPYTAGGIRTTVAATRAASDAELRSRLAGFVRELHAQGTTTFEVKSGYGLGVAEEERLVRLAREVTAEVTFLGAHVVPPEFDGDADAYVERVIGPMLTACAPFARWIDVFCERGAFTVGQSRRVLQAGADAGLGVRVHAGQLGPGEGVRLAVELGAASVDHCTFLTDADVAALAGSDTVATLLPGVEFSTRQPYPSGRRLVDAGATVALASDCNPGSSFTSSMAFCIAVAVRDMGLTPAEAVRAATAGGARALRRDDVGVLRPGSRADLVRLRAPSYVHLAYRPGVPLVDTVWIGGVPV; this is translated from the coding sequence ATGAGCCTCCTCGTCACCGGCATCGGCGAGCTCGTCACGAACGAGCCGTCGACGCCCGGTGCGGAGCCCGGCCCGCTCGGCCTCGTGCGCGACGCGGCCGTGCTCATCGAGGGCGAGCGGGTCGCGTGGGCCGGGCCGGCCGCCCGGGCCCCGGCCGCCGATTCCGCGGTGGATGCCGGCGGCTCCGCCGTCATCCCGGGCTTCGTCGACAGTCACACGCATCTCGTGTTCGCCGGCGACCGTTCGGCGGAGTTCGAGGCGCGCATGGCGGGCCGCCCGTACACCGCGGGCGGCATCCGCACCACCGTCGCCGCCACGCGCGCGGCCTCCGACGCCGAGTTGCGTTCGCGCCTGGCCGGCTTCGTGCGCGAATTGCACGCGCAGGGCACGACGACGTTCGAGGTGAAATCGGGGTACGGCCTGGGCGTCGCCGAGGAGGAGCGGCTCGTCCGCCTCGCCCGGGAGGTCACCGCCGAGGTCACGTTCCTCGGCGCGCACGTCGTGCCGCCCGAGTTCGACGGCGATGCCGACGCCTATGTCGAGCGCGTCATCGGGCCCATGCTGACGGCGTGCGCCCCGTTCGCGCGCTGGATCGACGTCTTCTGCGAGCGCGGCGCGTTCACCGTGGGGCAGTCGCGGCGGGTGCTGCAGGCGGGGGCGGATGCGGGGCTCGGGGTGCGCGTGCACGCCGGCCAGCTCGGGCCGGGCGAGGGGGTGCGGCTCGCCGTGGAGCTCGGTGCGGCCTCCGTGGACCACTGCACCTTCCTCACCGATGCGGATGTGGCCGCCCTCGCCGGCTCCGACACGGTCGCGACGCTGCTGCCCGGGGTCGAGTTCTCGACCCGGCAGCCGTACCCTTCGGGCCGGCGGCTCGTGGATGCCGGCGCGACAGTCGCCCTCGCAAGCGACTGCAATCCGGGGTCGAGCTTCACGAGTTCGATGGCGTTCTGCATCGCCGTCGCGGTGCGCGATATGGGGCTGACCCCGGCCGAGGCGGTGCGGGCGGCGACCGCCGGCGGGGCGCGGGCGCTGCGCCGCGACGACGTGGGCGTGCTGCGGCCGGGTTCCCGCGCCGACCTCGTGCGGCTTCGGGCGCCGTCGTATGTGCATCTCGCCTACCGGCCCGGGGTGCCGCTCGTCGACACGGTGTGGATCGGCGGCGTGCCCGTCTGA
- a CDS encoding MFS transporter yields MTLNTSSPTTALEQIDSRPLTKNQKKLISLAIVGNISEFFDMFLIGFAVNVLLSDPNWNLRGDEAGIILAMSGLGTVIGAILWGRFADSIGRKRSFFWCVLLFTVFTIASVFTPNNAWVLLALLRILVGIGVGGLNIVSIPYVQEFVPAKQRGLLSGLTAVFIPLGLFLGSVASSATGSNWRLLIALGGIPILLLIWLRFVPESPRFLQAQGRTKEARESLAWALEIPVDELGTLPEATTTSKPASYSLIFRKYFKSLVIVSIGSFSFIFGASVIQSWGQSILGAAYEFDARMVANLFILVSLGDLLGRLSSAWLADRIGRRFVMLGYGLVGAVGLLIAAASTMLGGTGEDAGWIFFVGILIAMTFGDGAFGVLNPFGAEQFPNEARSTGLGLGYGIGATAKIFGPALLGVMFGAKVTTDIIPPAFLFFAVLLIIGGVTYLFAKETKGTSLDAI; encoded by the coding sequence ATGACGTTGAATACCTCTTCGCCTACGACGGCGCTCGAACAGATCGATTCGAGACCGCTCACCAAGAACCAGAAGAAACTGATCTCGCTGGCGATCGTCGGCAACATCTCGGAGTTCTTCGACATGTTCCTGATCGGCTTCGCCGTGAACGTGCTGTTGAGCGACCCGAACTGGAACCTCCGCGGCGACGAGGCGGGCATCATCCTGGCGATGTCCGGGCTCGGCACCGTGATCGGCGCGATCCTCTGGGGCAGGTTCGCCGACTCGATCGGCCGCAAGCGCTCCTTCTTCTGGTGCGTGCTGCTGTTCACGGTCTTCACGATCGCCTCGGTCTTCACCCCGAACAACGCCTGGGTTCTCCTGGCGCTCCTGCGGATCCTGGTCGGGATCGGCGTCGGCGGCTTGAACATCGTCTCCATCCCCTATGTGCAGGAGTTCGTGCCTGCCAAGCAGCGCGGCCTGCTCTCGGGCCTCACGGCCGTGTTCATCCCGCTCGGGCTCTTCCTCGGTTCGGTCGCGTCGAGCGCGACCGGGTCGAACTGGCGCCTGCTCATCGCCCTCGGCGGCATTCCGATCCTGCTGCTGATCTGGCTGCGGTTCGTGCCGGAGTCGCCGCGGTTCCTCCAGGCTCAGGGGCGCACGAAAGAGGCCCGCGAGTCGCTCGCGTGGGCCCTGGAGATCCCCGTCGATGAGCTGGGCACCCTGCCGGAGGCTACGACCACGTCGAAGCCCGCGTCCTACTCGCTGATCTTCCGCAAGTACTTCAAGAGCCTGGTGATCGTCTCGATCGGATCGTTCAGCTTCATCTTCGGAGCCTCCGTCATCCAGTCCTGGGGGCAGTCGATCCTCGGCGCCGCATACGAGTTCGACGCGCGCATGGTCGCCAACCTGTTCATCCTCGTTTCGCTCGGCGATCTGTTGGGCCGCTTGTCGTCGGCCTGGCTCGCCGACCGCATCGGCCGCCGCTTCGTGATGCTCGGCTACGGCCTGGTCGGAGCCGTGGGCCTGCTGATCGCCGCGGCGTCGACGATGCTGGGCGGGACGGGGGAGGATGCCGGGTGGATATTCTTCGTCGGCATCCTGATCGCGATGACCTTCGGCGATGGGGCGTTCGGGGTGCTGAACCCCTTCGGAGCCGAGCAGTTCCCGAACGAGGCCCGCTCGACCGGGCTCGGCCTCGGGTACGGCATCGGCGCGACCGCGAAGATCTTCGGGCCCGCCCTTCTGGGCGTCATGTTCGGTGCGAAGGTGACGACCGACATCATCCCGCCGGCCTTCCTCTTCTTCGCCGTGCTGCTCATCATCGGCGGCGTCACCTATCTGTTCGCGAAGGAGACGAAGGGGACGTCGCTCGACGCGATCTGA
- a CDS encoding arginase family protein — protein sequence MGTAEDGAPRAPLHDDPLWPRAGGWPPPGGSRAALALLGVPTWRTSLSPTGAHATPAAVRDALRRYSPALMPDAGADARRGPGGAAGHGGRGVVDLGLLPVVDAGDVADPDGAAGEARTRAAVEAALAAAERLIAVGGDNSLTVPVALGAWAAWTAGVGSQGAVPAGDRATASAAPGDDRAPASTAGQDDRAAASTAGLITIDAHFDLRDGVSNGSPVRRLLEAGLDGRRVVQIGIQDFANSAEYAARAADAGITVVHRDALHRRPPADVMAEALEIAGAAGGPVHLDIDVDACDRSVAPGCPASVPGGLAAWELRALVRAAAADRRVRSADIAEVDAMADAPDGRTVRLAALCVLEFAAGIAGIAGIAD from the coding sequence ATGGGCACCGCCGAAGACGGGGCGCCGCGGGCGCCGTTGCACGATGATCCGCTCTGGCCGCGGGCGGGTGGATGGCCGCCGCCGGGCGGTTCGCGGGCGGCGCTCGCCCTGCTCGGAGTGCCGACCTGGCGCACCTCGCTGTCGCCGACCGGCGCCCATGCGACGCCCGCGGCGGTGCGGGATGCGCTGCGGCGGTACAGTCCGGCGCTCATGCCCGACGCGGGTGCGGATGCGCGGCGGGGGCCGGGCGGTGCGGCCGGGCACGGCGGCCGCGGCGTCGTCGACCTCGGGCTCCTGCCCGTCGTGGATGCCGGCGATGTCGCCGACCCCGACGGCGCCGCAGGCGAGGCGCGCACGCGCGCGGCCGTCGAGGCGGCGCTCGCCGCCGCGGAGAGGCTGATCGCGGTCGGCGGCGACAACTCGCTGACGGTGCCGGTCGCGCTCGGGGCGTGGGCGGCGTGGACGGCGGGCGTGGGATCGCAGGGCGCGGTCCCGGCGGGGGATCGCGCCACGGCATCCGCTGCGCCGGGAGACGATCGCGCCCCGGCATCCACCGCCGGGCAGGACGACCGCGCCGCGGCATCCACCGCCGGCCTCATCACGATCGACGCGCATTTCGACCTGCGCGACGGCGTCTCCAACGGCTCGCCCGTGCGGCGGCTGCTCGAGGCGGGGCTGGACGGACGCCGGGTCGTGCAGATCGGCATCCAGGATTTCGCGAATTCGGCCGAGTATGCGGCCAGGGCGGCGGATGCCGGCATCACCGTCGTCCACCGCGACGCGCTGCACCGCCGCCCGCCCGCCGACGTCATGGCCGAGGCGCTCGAGATCGCCGGGGCGGCCGGCGGCCCGGTGCACCTGGACATCGATGTGGATGCGTGCGACCGTTCCGTCGCGCCGGGCTGCCCGGCGTCGGTGCCCGGCGGTCTCGCCGCGTGGGAGTTGCGTGCACTCGTGCGCGCGGCCGCCGCCGACCGGCGGGTGAGGTCGGCCGATATCGCCGAAGTGGATGCCATGGCCGACGCCCCCGACGGGCGCACCGTGCGCCTGGCCGCTCTCTGCGTGCTCGAGTTCGCGGCCGGCATCGCAGGCATCGCAGGCATCGCCGACTGA